A region of the Nocardia nova SH22a genome:
TGATCGGTGTGGTGGCCTCGGCCCTGTTCATCGGCCACAATGCCGGGAAGGCGAAGGCCGCACCGGACACCGAGCCGGAGAAAGCCGACATCGCGGGCTGATCCCGACGCATCGGCGGCCCACTCGAACCACGGTTCGGGTGGGCCGCCGTCGTCTGTGCTCCGCGGGCTGGTTTCGCTCAGGCCACCCGGACGGTTCGCGCCGGATATCCGCTGGCTCCGTCCGGGATCACATCGGCGAAATCGGATGTCTGGACGGCGCCGGTGCCGTCGGTCGAGCGCGCCCGGATCGTGTGGGTGCCGCTGGGAGCATCCCAGGCGAAGCTCCACTGCCGCCAGGTGTCGATCGACGGTTCGTCCGCCAGATGCGCGGGTTGCCATGGGCCGTTGTCGATCTGGACCTCCACCGCCTCGATCCCACGATGCTGGGCCCACGCCACACCGGCGACGGTGATCGGACCGGAGCGGACCGCGCCGCGCGGGGTGTCGATGCGGGTGCCGGTCTTGATCGGACCACGGGCCGACCAGCCGCGCCGGGTCCAATACGCCTGGGCGCGATCGAATCTCGTGATCTCGAGTTCGGTGACCCATTTGGTCGCCGAGACGTAGCCGTACAGGCCGGGCACGACGAGCCGGGCCGGATAACCGTGTTCGACGGGGAGCGGTTCACCGTTCATACCGATGGCGAGCAGCGCGTCCCGGCCGTCGGTGAGGGCGGCGAGCGGACTGCCCGCGGTGAAACCGTCGGTGCTGCGGGACAACACCATATCGGCATCCGGATGCGGGCCCGCCTCGGCGATCAACTCGTCGAGCCGATAGCCGAGCCAGCGGGCATTACCGATCAGCTCACCGCCGACCGGATTCGACACGCAGGTCAGCGTCACCAGGCGCTCGATCGGCTGCCGCCGCGCGAGATCGGCGTAACCGAGCCGGATTTCGCGATCGACCATCCCGTGGATGCGCAGCGACCAATCGTCGGTACTGACCTGAGGAACCGTCAAGGCGGTGTCGATGCGATAGAAGTCGGACGCGGGTGTCAGATACGGTGCGAGACCGGGAATCCGGAGATCGGCGCCCGGCACCACGGGCGGCTCGGGCGCCTGCGGCACCGGCAACCGCACCGCCGCGCGCTCGGCCGACACACTCCGCACACTCGCCCCCAGCACCCGCCCGACGACCCCCGCCGCCACCGCCAGCACGCCGACCCCGACGATCCCGCGCACAACCTGACGCCGATCAATCTGCGCTGCAACGGATTCCGACGGGCTCGGCCGGTTCGTATCCGCCGAACCACCGCGTGCGGCCGTCTCGTAGCGGCGAATCAGCCAGCGCAACACCACAATTGCCGCAGCGACGCCGAACACCGACGGCAATGCCCAGGTCCAGTTCGCCGCCGGACGCTCGACGGCCGCCCAGGCCGCGACCACTCCGAAGGCGCCGAACACCACCGATCCGATCGGCCTGGCAACCCGTTCGAGCGCCCCGACTCCGGCGGCGACGATCAGCGCCACCACGCCCATCAGCAGATACAGGACCGCTTTGTCGTTGGTGCCGAACGTATCGATCGCCCATTCCCGCACCCCGTCGGGCGTGTGGTCGACCATCGTGGATCCCAGGGCGGACAACGGCGCGCTCCCCGCCCCCACCGGCACCGAAATCAGCTCCGCAACACCCAGCGCCAACCCTGCGGACACGACCCCGCAGCCCGCCCGCAGTCCCGTACCGGCCATATCCGCGAGCGTACTGCGCAAATGCCCCGCTCCCACCGCCCTCGCCCCCACCGTCATACTTTCGTCAGAACCCCTGCCGCCCGGCCCTGTCCCACCGGTTCCCTCCCAGCGTTCGGTGACATCAGCGCACCGGCCCGATCCCGTCGTCGCGGTGACAATCCACCCACAACGCCAGTTCCGAGACCGACCCGCACCCGCCAGCGCCTCCCGAACCGTCCCACGACGCGATCGACGCACCGCAGCGGTGATCCGGCGCACGTCGGCAGTTCCACGGCAAGCGCCCAGCCGGTTCTCAGGAAAGGCGCGCTTAATTGATACAGGATCCGAATCACCGCGCCGGGTCCGAGCCGACCCATGGGATGTGACCGACAGGACGTGATGAGCGTGTATCCGAACGAGGGAAACCGGCCGCGCGAGGACGAACCGTACGACCCGCAGTCGGGGGCGCACGGTTCGCCGACGGGTCCGGCGCACCGGCCCGATGAGAGCCGGGCACCACACGACGACCACGCACCACACGAAGGCCAACCACCGCACGCAGACCGACCCTCACACGAGGACCGGACACCACACAGCAGCCAACCCGTGTACAGGGGACAACCGCCCTACGGCAACCAGCCGTCGCCCGCGGGTCGACCGCCCTATGGCGGGCAGCCACCACACGCAGGTCAGCCAACTTATGCGGGGCAGCCGTACTCCGGCCGCGCCGGGTACACGGGTCAGGCTCCCTACGCCGGTCAACCGCCGTACGGGGGCCAACCCCCTTATGGGTACGCGGGGCCGCAGCATCATCCGCAGGCAGGGCGCTCCGCCGGGCACGGGCGGAGTTTCGGGGTCGCGGCGGCTGTGGTGGCGGTCATCGCGCTGGCCATTGCTCTGGTCGGGTCGCGGATGGACGCCCAGCGACCGGATGCGAACGCGCCGCTGGGACAGCATCAGGGTTCGGTGGTTCAGCCGATCGATTCGCGGACCGAGTCGGCCGCGCTGGAACAGGCCGCCAATGCGGTGGTTCCGGGGATCGTCGTCGTCAATACCGAACTGGGGATGCAGAACGGCGCCGGGGCGGGCACCGGCATCGTGATCGGATCCGATGGCACCATCCTGACCAACAATCACGTGGTGGAGGGGTCGACCGCCATCTCGGTCACCGATATGGGCGACGGCCACACCTATCACGGCACCGTGGCCGGATTCGATCGGCAGGACGATCTGGCGGTCATCAAGTTGCAGGGGGCGTCCGGTCTGCAGACCGCGCCGCTCGGCGATTCGGACAAGGTGAAGGTCGGCGACGCCATCGTCGGTGTCGGCAATGCCGGGGGCACCGGTTCGCCCACCGCGGCGGGCGGCCGGGTCACCGCACTGGACCGGTCGATCACCGCGAGTGACGAATCCGCCGGCGCCTCCGAACAGCTCACCGGCCTGATCCAGGTGGCCGCGAATATCCAGCCCGGCGATTCCGGCGGCCCGCTGATCAACAGCGCGGGTCAGGTCGTCGGCGTGAACACCGCTGCGTCCCAAGGCTTCCGGCTCGGCGCGGGCGGCGGTCAGGGCTACGCGATTCCGATCAACAAGGCGGTCACGATCGCCAAGCAGATCCAGTCCGGTTCGGCGTCCGATCGTGTCCACATAGGAGACTCGGCCTTCCTCGGCATCGCGATGAGCGACGCCAACGGCTCCGGCGCCCTCGTTCGTAATGTGGTGAGCGGTGGTCCGGCGGAGTCGGCGGGCCTGGCCGCGGGCGATGTCATCACCGGCCTCGACGGCCACGCCGTAGACTCGGCGACCACACTCACCAACACGATGGACCGCAGCCACCCCGGCGATACCGTCACCCTGACCTGGACGGACCAATCCGGGCAGACCGAGTCCGGTCGCGCTGCCCTGGTGCAAGGGCCCGTCGGCTGAGTCGATCAGTCGCGCCGAGGGGTACGACCATCCGCTGGGCAGGCCGATGCCACTCTTCCCGTGACAGCGCCTCATCCATCCGCTCGGCAGACTGACGCCGGTCTGCTGCGATCCCGGGACGGCCACATCCGTCGCGCCGATGCCGATCACGGCAGCGGTTCCCTGGACGGGCCATACCCATCCCCACTCGCGACCCATCCCCACTCGCGGCCCACCGCGGCCGCTCGCGGAACAGCACCCACCCATCGCCGCCGATGCCGGTCACCGCGGTGGTCCCCGAGACGGCACCCCATCATCCGTTCGGCCGACCTCGATCACTGCGGCGGTTCCCAGGACAACGCCGCACCGAACCCCCGCAACAGCTCATTGCCCGGCGTCACCCGCAGTGCGGCATCGCGGACCACGGCCGGAACCGAGGTCAGCTGCGCGACCGTGCCGATACTGCGGGACCGGCGGGCGATCGACTGGGTGCGCGGCCGCCGGATGCGGTTGTACTCCAAAAGCGCACCCTCTACCCGGTCGGTGCGATCCAGCAGCGCGGCCAAAGTCACCGCATCCTCCAGGGCCTGGTTCGCGCCCTGCCCCATATTCGGGGTCATGGCGTGTGCGGCGTCCCCGAGCAACGCGACCGGCCCGCGGACGAACGCCGGAATCGGCGGGAGTTCGTAGATGTCGTGACGCAGCACATCGGATTCGCCGACCGCCGCCAGAAGAGTCGGGATCGGCTCGTGCCAGTGCCCGAATCGCCGCCGCATCTCGCCGAGTTCGTCGCCCGGATTACGTTGTCCCGCAGGCACGGCCGCGGCACCGAACAGGTACACCCGGCCGTCGGTCATCGGGATGATGCCGACCTGTTCACCGTGGCCCCAGGTCTGCCCGCCCTCGTGCAGCGACGGCACCGGCCGGGTGGTGATCAGCCGCCACGCGGTCGATCCCGAATAGCGCGGCGGCGCGGCCTGCGGACACACCCACCGCCGCACCGCGCTGTGGATCCCGTCCGCGCCGACCACCAGATCCGCCTCGGACACCCCCGCATCGTGCAGGACCCGCACCCGGTCACCGTAGGTCTCGATTCCGGAGACCTCGATGTCCACCCGGACCTCGAGTTCGGCGACGGCGGCACGCAGGATGTCGAACAGGTCGGCCCGCGGAATCATCACCACATCGCCGTAGCGTCGCACCAGTTCGCTGGTGTCGGTCCGAATCAGCCAGTCCCCCTTGGGGTTGCGTATCCCGGCCGAGGTCTCGTCCATCGCCCGCGCCCGCACCTGAGCCCCCAGCCCGATGGTGTCGAGCGCGCGCAGCCCGTTGCTCCACACCGTCAGCCCCGACCCCGATTCCCCGATCTCGGCGGACCGCTCCAGAATCTCGACCTCCCACCCCCGTCGGCTCAACGCCACCGCCGCCGCGAGCCCGCCGATACCGGCGCCGACGACACATGCCCGCCGGCGCCTCGCATCCATCCGATCAGCACTCATTCCCGGCCTCCACTACACTTGTAGTCAATGGTGACTACATTTGTAGTCGACGGAGAGCGAAAGAGGCCCAGGACGTGACCGATCCCACCGACCGCCGCACCGAACTCGCGAACGCGGCGATCGAGACGCTGGCCGCCGCGGGCTTGCGCGGGCTGACCCATCGCGCCGTCGATCGCACCGCCGGTCTCCCGGAAGGCTCCTGCTCCAACGTATTTCGAACCAGGCAGGCCCTGATCGCGGCGGCGGTGGAACGGCTCGCCGAGGCGGATACGAGCGAACTGGCCACCCTGCCCGCATTCGACGGCACCGATCTCGACACGGTCGCCACGGCCGTCACCGATGTCCTGCGCCGATGGACGACCACCGGACGGACTCGCATGCTGGCCAGATACGAACTCTCCCTGGAGGCGACCCGGCAGCCCGATCTGCGCGGCACGCTGATCGCGGCCGGAGCCAGCACCCGCGCCGTCGCGCGCGACCTGCTGACGACTCTCGCCCACCCGGAATCGATTGCCGGCCGGTTGGGCCCGGATGTCGCGGGCGAGATGTTCGTGACCTTCCTCGACGGACTGATCTTCGGACACCTCACCGGAACATCCGCTCTCACCGACGATCAAATCGCCACCGCCACAACCGGATTCCTGCGCGCCACGACCGCCGCACCGGTATGAACTCGATGCCGTCCCGCACATGGGGTATCCCCGCCGAGGTGGCGGGGATACCCGTGAACCTATTCGCCGCCGTACAGATTGATCATCCACGGAATCGAGAATTTGTCGGTGACCATGCCGAACAGCAGCGCCCATTCGGTCTTGTCCAGCGGCATCACGACCTGGCCACCGTCGGACAGCCCGGCGAAAATCCGCTCGGCCTCGGCCTGATCGTCGACATCCAGGCACACGCTGAACGCGGGATTCGCATAATTGACAGTCTGATCGGGCGGACAGTCCGATCCCATGATCATCTGGTCCGGCCGCCAGGTCAGGGCCGCGTTGGCAACCCTCTTCCCGATGTCCTCCGGCAGATTCCCGCCCTCTTCACCGCCCATGTCGCGATAGCGGACCAGCTGCAATTCACCGCCGAGCACCGATTTGTAGAACTCGAATGCCTCCTCGGCATTCCCGTCGAACATCACGTACGTGGTAGCAGATTTCACGGTTGCCTCCTGGAGAGTGGATCCGGGCTGCGACCGGCGGCCGCCGCCCTGCAGATCCGACGACGCCAACCGGCCGAAATCATCGCTTGCCACCGATATTCTGCTCCGCGGATTTCCGGCCGGTGCCGGAATGCGAACGGCCCGCCTTCACGGAGAAGGCGGGCCGGAGCACGAACCGGGAGGGGTCAGTTGTAGATCGACTCGACCTCGTTCGCGTAGTTCTTCATCACCACATTGCGCTTGAGCGACATCTTGGGCGTGAGCTCCCCGCTCTCCTCGGTCCAGTCGACCGGCAGCACGCGGATCTTCTTGATCGCCTCGGCATGCGAGACCAGCTTGTTGGTGGCCTGCACCGCCTTGTCGATCTCGGCGCTCAGCTCCGGCAGCTCGATCAGCTTCTCGATCGGGGTGTCCTCGGGCACGTTGTTGCGGGACTTCCAGCCCGGCAACGCTTCCGGATCCAGCGTGATCAGCGCGCCCACGAACGGCTTGCCGTCGCCGACCACCATGACCTGGCTGATCAGCGGATGCGCCCGCAGCGAATCCTCGAGCATCCCCGGGGAGACGTTCTTGCCACCCGCGGTGACGATGATTTCCTTCTTGCGGCCGGTGATCGTGATGAAGCCCTGATCGTCGATCGCGCCGAGGTCGCCGGTCTTGAACCAGCCGTCGGCGAAGGCGTCCTCGGTGGCGGTCGGGTTGTTCCAGTAACCGGCGAAGACGACCGGACCGCGCAGCAGCAGCTCACCGTCGTCGGCGACCTTGGCGGCATGACCGCCCAGCGGACGGCCCACCGAGCCGACCTTCAGGTGATCGGGCGTGTTCACCGAGACCGCGGCGGTGCTCTCGGTCAGGCCGTAGCCCTCGTAGATGGTGACGCCGATGCCGCGGAAGAAGTGCCCCAGCCGCGCGCCCAGCGGGCCGCCGCCGGAGACCGCGGACTTGCAGCGCCCACCCATGGCCTCGCGCAGCTTGCCGTAGACCAGCTTGTCGAACACGGTGTGCTTGAGTTTGAGCACCACTCCGGGACCGCCGTTGTCCAGCGCCTGGCTGTATTCGACGGCGACGTCGGCGGCCAGATCGAAGATCTTGCCCTTCCCGCCGTCGTGGGCCTTCTGCTTGGCGCCGTTGAACACCTTCTCGAACACGCGCGGCACCGAGAGGATGAAATCGGGCTTGTACTCACCGAACTGCTCGACCAGCGTCGACCAGTCGGCGGTGTGCGCCACGGTGACTCCGGCGTCGAAGGCCGCCAGCGCCACCGCGCGCGCGAACACATGGGCCAGCGGCAGGAACAGCAGCGAGCGGTGTCCGGGCTTGAGGAATTGCGGCATGGCCGCGCGGTCGGCGGCGGACTCGGCGTAGAGGTTGGCATGCGAGAGCATGACGCCCTTGGGCCGCCCGGTGGTGCCGGAGGTGTAGATCAGCGACGCCGGGGAGGCGGCCTCGACCTGCTTGCGCCGTTCGTGCACGGCCTCGTCGCCGAGTTCGGCGCCCCGGCCGATCAGGGTCTCGATGGCACCGTCGTCGATCACCAGCGGCTCGCCGAGCTCCGGCAGGCCGTCCTCGATCTCGGCGATGGTGGCGCGATGGCGGACGTTCTCGACCACGATCAGCTTGGTGCCCGAATCCGACAGGATCCAGCGCGCCTGCTCGGCGGAGGAACTGTCGAAGATCGCCACCGTGCAACCACCGGCCGCCCAGATCGCGAAGTCCAGCACGACCCACTCGTAGCGGGTGGAGGCCAGGATGGCGACCCGATCACCGAGTTCGATACCGGAGGCGATCAGTCCCTTGGCCACCGCGGTGACGTCTTTCGCGAACTCCGCGGCGGTGACATCGGTCCACCCGCCCTTGCCGTCCGGCCTGTTGAACACCACCAGGCCGGGCGTGCGCTCGGCATGCCGGAAGGCGCCATCGGACATGTTGGCGTCTTCGGGGATGGTGTAGGTAGCCGGGACTTCGAACTCTCGCATCGGTGCCCTTCCACGTGGTCTACTCGCCAGTAATTTACGCCAGCCGCAACGGAGGGTTCACACCCGGCCGTCCGGTCGGCACAACGACGCGGTACGGCGGGTGCGAACCCGTCCGAACAACTTCTATCCTATGGACCCGGTTTGCGCTGGTTGCAGCGATTCGCCGAGGAACTCCGCCAGCTCGCGCGCGGCGGCCGCGGCGGGCTCCACCAGCCCGGCCTGCAACTGCGCGACATGCCAGAGTCCGCGGGTCACCGAGAACCGGACGGGGACCTCCGCCGCCCGCAGCGCGTCCACCAGGCGGGTGCACTGATCGTGCAGCAGCTCCCCCGCGTCGACCTGGACATAGGTGTCCGGCAGGCCGCGCAGATCGCCCAGCAGCGGCGCGTACCCCGGGTCCAGCGGATCGCCGTCCCCCAGATAGGCCGCCGCGCACAGTCGCGACCACGGCGAATTGATCACCAGATCCCTTGTACGCGCGGGAATTTCGTTCGGATCCACCCACGGCGCGATCAGCCCGAGGGCGGCGGGCCGCAGACCGTGCCGATCGCGCAACCGCTGCGCCAGGGCGAACGACAGACCACCACCGGCCGAATCACCGGCGATCGCGATCTGCCCGGCGGCCGTTCCGGCGGACACCAGCTCCAGGAACGCCGCCTCGGCATCGTCGAGTGCGGCCGGATACGGATGTTCCGGCGCGAGCCGGTAGTCCGGCACGTAGACCGGGCAACCGATGTCGCGGGCCAGGAATCCGGCCAGCGAGCGGTGCGTGACCGGTGATCCGATCGTGTACCCGCCACCGTGCAGGTACAGCAGCGCACCCGCACCGGCGGCCCCGGCCGCGGTCACCCGCTCGGCGGGCCGCCCGCCCAGCCGCAGGCGATCCACCCGGGTGCCGCCCGGCGGGAGTTGCAGGACGGCGCCGGCGTCGAGCAGCGCCCGCTGCAGCGTGAACGGCACCCGGCTGTTCATGGCCAACCGGAACATCGGATGCAGAATCGCGCGTGCGACCGGCAGCGGCAGGGACAACGACTTCGGGAAATCAGGCATCACAGCGATTTTCACTCGTGGATCAGGGCAGGAACCGGCTGTTCACGATGTTCGCGATGCGCTGGTAGTAGGACCCGGTGGTCCGCACGAACAGATCCAGCGCCTTCGCCTCCCAGCCGATCAGCACCCGGCCGTGTCCCTTGCGCACACCCTCGGTGATGGTCTGCGCCGCCATCTCGGGCGTGTGCAGGGCGAGCTGCTTGTCGAAGAACGAGGACATCTTGTTCGCGTCGAGCCCCTCGGCGTAGGTGGCGTTGCGCGCCACCGCGGTCTTGATACCGCCGGGATGCACACAGGTGACCTTGACCGGCTGCTTGCGGCCCAGCATCTCCTGACGCAGCGACTCGGTGAAGCCGCGCACCGCGAACTTGGCCGCGTTGTAGGCGCTCTGACCGGGAACCGCGATGAGACCGAACAGCGAGGACACGTTGATCACGTGACCGTCACCGGATTCGATGATGTAGGGCAGAAATGCCTTGGTGCCGTTGACGACTCCCCAGAAGTCGACGTCCATGATGCGCTCGATGTCCTTGAACTGGGACTCGGCGACCTCACCGTGGAAGGCGATTCCGGCGTTGTTGTAGATCTGGTGCACGACGCCGAAGTGCTTCTTCACCTCGTCGGCGTAGAGCAGCACGGCCTCCCGCTCGGCCACGTTGAGCCGATCGGACTTGACCTGCGCGCCCAGCGCCTCGACGCGCCGGACGGTCTCGGCCAGCCCCTCGGTGTCGATATCGGACAGCGCGAGCTTCGCGCCCCGGCGGGCGAGATTCTCGGCCAGCGCCCGGCCGATCCCGGAGCCCGCGCCCGTGATCACACATACCTTGCCGGTGAAGTAGGCGTCATTGCTCACTGTGCTGCCACCACTTTCAGATCGGGCCGCGCGGCCCCGTCGGTCGATTGGGTCGTCTCGTACGCCGCGACGTCGAATTTCTCGGTCAGCTTACGGAAGCGGAAGGTGAAATCGGGCCACAGCGTGGTGTTGTTCCCGTGCTTGTCCAGGTACCAGCTGGCGCAGCCGCCGTTGAGCCACACACTGTCGGCCATATTGTCCTGCAGTTCGCGGTTGTACTTGTCCTGCACGTCTTTTCGCACCTCGACGGTGCGCAGTCCGCGCTTGCCGACGGTGTCGATGGCGTCGGCGATGTAGTTGATCTGGGATTCGATCATGTACACCATCGAGGTGTGGCCGAGGCCCACGTTCGGGCCGAGCATGAAGAACATGTTCGGGAAGTTGTGGATGGCCGCGCCCTTGTAGCCCTGCTGGCCGATCTCGTCGAAGACCTCGGTCAGCGTGCGCCCGTCACGCCCGGAGACGGTCTCGTACACCGGGGAATCGGTGACGTGGAAGCCGGTCGCCACGATGATGGCGTCGACCTCGCGCTCGGTGCCGTCGGCGGTGACGATCGAGTTCGCGCGCACCTCGCGGATGCCGTCGGTGACCACGTCGACATTGTCGCGGCCCAGCGCCGGGTAGTACTCGTTGGAGATCAGCATCCGCTTGCAGCCGATGCGGAAGTTCGGGGTGACCTGCTCGCGCAACTTGGCGTCCCGGACCTCGAGCCGCAGCTTGAGCCGGGCGATACCTTCCAGCGCCAGCATCGCGGGCGGGAATTTCGCCAGCCCGACGACCTGGGATTCGCGCACGGCGTAGATGGCCGCACGCGACAACTTCTGCACGCCCGGAACGTGTTTGAACGCCAGCCGCTCGGGCAGCGTGTACTCGCGGTCCATGCGTGGCAGCAGCCACGGCGCGGTGCGCTGATACAGATCGAGGTGGCCGACCTTCGGTGCGATCGACGGCACGATCTGGATGGCGGAGGCGCCGGTGCCGATCACCGCGACCCGCTTACCGGTCAGATCCGCGTCGTGATCCCAGCGCGCCGAGTGGAAGATCTGACCCTCGAAGCCGTTGATGCCCTTGATATCCGGCAGATTCGGCTCACACAGCGCGCCGACGGCGGAGACCAGCACATCGGCGGTGAACGCGCCCCGACTGGTCTGCACCTCCCAGCGCGCCTGCTCGTCGTTCCAGCGCGCACCGGTCATATCGCAGTCGAAGATGTGCTTGTCGCGCACGCCGTACTTGTCGGCCACGCTCCGGATGTAGGCCTGGATCTCCGGCTGCTTGGAGAACGACCGCGACCAGTCCGGGTTGAGCGCGAACGAGTAGGAGTACAACTGCGAGGGCACGTCGCAGGCCGCGCCCGGGTAGGTGTTGTCGCGCCAGGTGCCGCCGACATCGTTGCCGCGCTCGAGGACGAGGTAGTCATCGCGCCCCTGCTGGCTGAGCCGGATGGCCAGCCCGAGCCCGGAGAATCCGCTGCCCACGATCAAGGTGTGCACATGACGGGCAGGCGCGGCGTCGCGACTACCGCCGTTGTCTGTAACCCTACGACTCATGTACCAGAGAATACGGTCTTATTGATCGTGAGTCAACAGTATTGACCATCGTTCAGTAGGATGGGAAGTGTGAGTGACAACGGTCGCGGTACCAAGCGGGTCCGGCTGAGCCCGGAAGAACGCCGAGAACAGCTGGTCACCCTCGGCGTCACGATGCTGCGCGACCGCACGCTCGAGGACATCTCCATCGGGGAGATCGCGCGGCAGGCGGGGATCTCCCGGGGTCTGCTGTTCCACTACTTCTCGTCCAAACAGGACTTCCAGCGCGCGATCGTCCGCCGCGCCAACGAAGAACTGCTCGCCCGCACGATGCCCGATCGCAATCTCGATCTGGTCGCCATGTTGCGCGACGCGGTGGAGCGCTACGTCGAATACGTCAGTGAGAATCGGATCTCGTATCAGGGCCTGCTGCGCGGTCCTGCCAGTGGCAGCCCGGAACTGCTGGCCCTGGCCGACGCCACCCGCGATGCCATCGTCGACCGCATCCTCACCGAAACCCCGCTGGCCGCCGACGATCCCGAACTGCCCCGGCTGCGGCTGGTGTTCCGGGGCTGGATCGCCTTCGTCGAGGAGACCACGCTGATCTGGTTGCGGGAGGAGACGATCGGCCGCGCGGAACTGATCGACACCCTCGTCGGCGCACTCCCCGCCCTGGCCATGCATCCGGCCCTGACCGAGTGGCTGACCGCATCCGCCGACGGCAGCGCACTGTCGGCCTGAGGTCAGTCCTCCGCGCTGTATCCGGCCCGGTCCCCACCCCGCGGCAACCACAGCGCGGTGATCACGGCCGCGACCAGGATCATGATCGCCGACACCAGCAGCGCGACCTCGAGACCGCGATGGAACGCCTCGTAGGTGGCGTGGATGACCCGGTTCACGATGGGTCCGTAGGCCGCCGAGGCCGCCTCGTCGCCTCCGGCCGGAACATTGCCGGTCTCGATGGCGTCGATCACGATGGCCTGGAAATTGGCCGGAACTCCGATCTGCTGCAACCGATCCCGCAGATCGGAGTTGAGGAACGAGTTGACCAGCGACCCCAGCGCCGCCACCCCGACCACCGCGCCGACCTGCCGCATGGTGTTGGTCGCCGCGGCCGCCATACCGGAGTGCTCGGCCGGGACGCCGGACAGCACCGCCGAGGTCAGCGGCACCACCGCGATCCCGAAGCCGAGTCCGGCCAGCATCAGCGCCAGTGCGAGCGGTGTGAATTCGACTGTGACACCCAGGAATTGGCGGGTGAGCAGAATTCCGGCGGCGCCCAGGACACAACCGGCGATCATCGGCGTCCGGGAACCGCGCAGCGCCACCCAGAATCCCGAAATCAGCGATCCCACGATGATCGCCACCGCCATCGGCCCGAAGACCGCCGCGGTCCGCCAGCCCGAATAGCTCAGCACCTCCTGCAGATACAGCGCGGTGAAGAAGAAGATCGAGAAGATCCCGAAGTACACCGCGAAGGCCACCACCAGGGCGCTGCGCACCAGCGGCCGTTCCAGATAGTGGAAATTGAACATCGGATTGGCCGCGCGCATCTCGACGAAGAGGAATGCCACGAACGCGAGCGCGCCGATCACGAACAGGACGATCACCGAGGTGGCCGAATATCCCACCTGCTCACCGGAGATCGCGGCGTAGATCACACAGCCCAGAAAGGTTGCGCCCAGGACGAATCCGGCCCAGTCCACCGGGCCGGGCTGCGGATCGGCGCTCTCCGGAACGAATTTCAGCGCCGCCGCCAGCACGATCACGCCGACGATCAGGTTGAACCAGAAGATCGAACGCCAGCCGAATGCCCCGACGAGCACCCCGCCGATCACCGGCCCCAGCGCCAGGGCCAGGCCCGATACCGCCGCCCACGCGCCCAGTGCCTTCGCGCGGGCGCCACGATCGGGGAAGATGTGCCGGATCACCGACAGGGTGCCGGGTTCCGACGCCGCCGCGCCCACACCCATCACCGCGCGGCCCGCGATCAGCAGCGAGACGCTGCCCGCGACGGCCGACAGCACCGAGCCGACGCAGAACACCACCAGTCCGCCGATCATGACGCGCTTGCGGCCCCAG
Encoded here:
- a CDS encoding MFS transporter, with product MTSSNRYRLRRSPRRDSGSAAAATTSAQPLGGKRPYIALAVVTAVLFVTFLDTTIVSVALGDIQSDVHAGVVSLQWVVNAYTLVFASLMLTAGTLGDRWGRKRVMIGGLVVFCVGSVLSAVAGSVSLLIAGRAVMGVGAAASEPGTLSVIRHIFPDRGARAKALGAWAAVSGLALALGPVIGGVLVGAFGWRSIFWFNLIVGVIVLAAALKFVPESADPQPGPVDWAGFVLGATFLGCVIYAAISGEQVGYSATSVIVLFVIGALAFVAFLFVEMRAANPMFNFHYLERPLVRSALVVAFAVYFGIFSIFFFTALYLQEVLSYSGWRTAAVFGPMAVAIIVGSLISGFWVALRGSRTPMIAGCVLGAAGILLTRQFLGVTVEFTPLALALMLAGLGFGIAVVPLTSAVLSGVPAEHSGMAAAATNTMRQVGAVVGVAALGSLVNSFLNSDLRDRLQQIGVPANFQAIVIDAIETGNVPAGGDEAASAAYGPIVNRVIHATYEAFHRGLEVALLVSAIMILVAAVITALWLPRGGDRAGYSAED